The following are encoded in a window of Penaeus monodon isolate SGIC_2016 chromosome 9, NSTDA_Pmon_1, whole genome shotgun sequence genomic DNA:
- the LOC119577123 gene encoding guanine nucleotide-binding protein subunit beta-5-like — MSEGGLKVEQPIESVEALSREAEGLKVKLEEERQKLNDVPLTTVAARLENLPPLNIKPRRVLKGHQGKVLCSDWCNDKRHLVSSSQDGKMIIWDAFTTNKEHAVTMPTTWVMACAYAPTGNMVACGGLDNKVTVYPLSFDEDVTQKKKAVGTHTSYMSCCTFPYSDQQILTGSGDSTCALWDVESGLMLQSFHGHQGDVMALDLAPSENGNTFVSGGCDKMALIWDMRTGQCVQSFEGHESDINSVKFYPSGDAIATGSDDATCRLFDLRADREIAVYTKESIIFGVNAVDFSVSGRLLFAGYNDYTVNVWDALKCQRLTILYGHENRVSCLKMSPDGTAISTGSWDFTLRIWA; from the exons ATGTCTGAAGGAGGACTCAAGGTGGAGCAGCCCATTGAGAGCGTGGAGGCGCTctcgagggaggcggaggggctcAAGGTCAAACtcgaggaggagaggcagaagctCAACGATGTCCCGC tGACGACGGTGGCGGCGCGGCTCGAGAACCTCCCTCCTCTCAACATCAAACCCCGCCGGGTACTGAAGGGCCACCAGGGGAAAGTGCTGTGTTCCGACTGGTGTAATGACAAGCGCCACCTGGTGTCGTCTTCACAG GACGGGAAGATGATCATCTGGGATGCTTTCACCACGAATAAAGAGCACGCGGTCACCATGCCAACCACCTGGGTCATGGCCTGTGCCTACGCCCCCACCGGGAACATGGTCGCCTGCGG CGGTCTGGACAACAAGGTGACGGTGTATCCCCTAAGCTTCGACGAGGACGTGACGCAGAAGAAGAAGGCGGTCGGCACGCACACCTCCTACATGTCCTGCTGCACCTTCCCCTACTCCGATCAGCAG atCCTGACGGGGTCCGGAGACTCGACGTGCGCGCTGTGGGACGTGGAGTCGGGCCTGATGCTGCAGAGCTTCCACGGGCACCAGGGCGACGTCATGGCCCTCGACCTCGCGCCCTCCGAGAACGGCAACACCTTCGTCTCCGGG ggatGTGACAAGATGGCTTTAATCTGGGACATGCGAACAGGCCAGTGTGTCCAGAGTTTCGAGGGCCACGAGTCTGACATCAATTCCGTCAAATTCTATCCATCAGGGGACGCCATTGCCACGGGATCGGATGACGCCACG TGCCGGCTCTTTGACCTCCGCGCAGACAGAGAGATCGCCGTGTACACCAAGGAGAGCATCATCTTCGGTGTCAATGCAGTCGATTTCTCCGTCAGTG GACGTCTCCTCTTCGCGGGATACAACGACTACACCGTTAATGTCTGGGACGCCCTCAAATGCCAGCGCCTCACCATCTTGTACGGCCACGAGAACCGGGTCTCCTGTCTCAAGATGTCTCCGGACGGGACTGCCATCTCTACCGGTTCCTGGGACTTCACGCTCAGG ATATGGGCTTAG